The Toxotes jaculatrix isolate fToxJac2 chromosome 14, fToxJac2.pri, whole genome shotgun sequence genome window below encodes:
- the LOC121193436 gene encoding zinc finger protein 501-like has protein sequence MSSVQHLREFVSERLTAAAEEIFGVFEQTIVEYEAEIDRQRRLLDIVWKPEIKLHRIELPQQHVCKEEEEVLTDQQLWNQHRNSSLDPEPPQVKEEQEEVCTSQEGEQLVLKQETQTFMLSPTHEESEHSEPEPNRDHQLLSHCSAAAENQDQRGGQHVDPEPTRDAESMTKKRRHNRRHRNKVDNSATTKSLCETHTGTEALKCDTCGKMFKCKSHLNRHLRTHTGEKPYPCNTCGKRFGEAPTLKRHIRIHTGEKPYSCQTCGKCFSNNHNLMIHVRTHTGEKPYPCNTCGKRFGDAPTLKRHIRTHTGEKPYPCNTCGKRFSGASKLKEHIRIHTGEKPYSCNTCGKCFRHSSSLLIHIRTHTGLKPYSCNTCGKRFSDAPTLNKHVRIHTGEKPYSCKTCGKCFRCNYNLLVHVRTHTGEKPYLCKICGKRFINNVKLKKHMTIHSGEIPYFCVTCKKSFSRSDSLLRHVRNHTRERP, from the exons ATGTCTTCAGTTCAGCATCTGAGAGAGTTTGTCAGCGAGCgactaactgctgctgctgaagaaatatTCGGAGTCTTTGAACAAACTATCGTCGAGTACGAGGCAGAGATCGATCGTCAGCGCAGACTGCTGGATATCGTTTGGAAACCCGAGATAAAGCTGCACAGGATCG AGCTCCCACAGCAACATGTGtgtaaggaggaggaggaggttctcACTGACCAACAGCTCTGGAACCAGCACAGGAACTCCAGTCTGGACCCAGAGCCTCCACAGGTtaaagaggaacaggaggaggtcTGCACCAgtcaggagggagagcagcttgTACTGAAGCAGGAGACCCAGACCTTTATGTTGAGTCCTACTCATGAggaaagtgagcacagtgaacCAGAACCAAACAGGGACCACCAGCTCCTGtctcactgctctgctgctgctgagaaccaagaccagagaggaggacagcatgtgGACCCAGAACCAACCAGAGATGCAGAGTCCATGACAAAGAAGAGACGTCACAacagaagacacagaaacaagGTGGACAACTCTGCCACCACAAAGAGTCTCTGTGAAACTCACACAGGTACAGAGGCTTTAAAATGTGACACCTGTGGTAAAATGTTTAAGTGTAAGTCCCACTTAAACAGGCACCTGAGAACTCATACAGGTGAGAAACCGTACCCCTGCAACACCTGTGGGAAACGATTTGGTGAAGCACCAACGTTGAAAAGGCACATCAGaatccacacaggtgagaaacctTATTCTTGCCAAACGtgtggaaaatgtttcagtAATAATCACAATTTGATGATCCACGTAAGaacccacacaggtgagaaaccgtACCCCTGCAACACCTGTGGAAAACGATTTGGTGACGCACCAACTTTGAAAAGGCACATCAGaacccacacaggtgagaaaccgtACCCCTGCAACACCTGTGGGAAAAGATTTAGTGGCGCATCAAAGTTGAAAGAGCACATCAGaatccacacaggtgagaaaccatATTCTTGCAACACGtgtggaaaatgtttcagaCATAGTTCCAGTTTGTTGATCCACATAAGAACCCACACAGGTTTGAAACCGTACTCCTGCAACACCTGTGGGAAAAGATTTAGTGACGCACCAACGTTGAACAAGCATGTGAGAattcacacaggtgagaaaccatATTCTTGCAAAACGtgtggaaaatgtttcagaTGTAATTACAATTTGTTGGTCCACGTAAGAACTCACACAGGCGAGAAACCGTATCTCTGCAAGATCTGTGGGAAAAGATTTATTAACaatgtaaaattaaagaaacacaTGACAATCCACTCAGGTGAAATCCCTTATTTTTGCGTGACATGTAAGAAAAGTTTCAGTCGTAGTGATTCCTTGTTGAGACATGTAAGAAATCACACCCGTGAGAGACCCTAA
- the LOC121193420 gene encoding LOW QUALITY PROTEIN: zinc finger protein 37-like (The sequence of the model RefSeq protein was modified relative to this genomic sequence to represent the inferred CDS: substituted 2 bases at 2 genomic stop codons) — protein MSSVQYLREFVSERLTAAAEEIFGVFEKTIVEYEAEIDRQRRLLDIVWKPEIKLHRIELPQQHVCKEEEVLTDQQLWNQHRNSSLDPEPPQVKEEQEEVCTSQEGEQLVVKQETQTFMLTPTHEESEHSGPEPNRDHQLLSHCSAAAENQDQRGGQHVDPEPTRDAESMTKKRRHNNRRHRNKVDNSATTKSLCETHTELPQQHVCKEEEEVLTDQQLWNQHRNSSLDPEPPQVKEEQEEVCTSQEGGQLVLKQETQTFMLTRTHEESEHSEPEPNRDHQLLSHCSAAAENQDQRGGQHVDPGPTRDAESMTKKRRHNNRRHRNKVDNSATTKSLCESHTGTEALKCDTCGKTYKLKSRLNRHLRSHTGEKPYPCNTCGRRFSHAPQLKEHIRIHTELPQQHVCKEEEEVLTDQQLWNQHRNSSLDPEPPQVKEEQEEVCTSQEGEQLVLKQETQTFMLTRTHEESEHSGPEPNRDHQLLSHCSAENQDQRGGQHVDQEPTRDAESMTKKRRHNRRHRNKVDNSATTKSLCETHTELPQQHVCKEEEVLTDQQLWNQHRNSSLDPEPPQVKEEQEEVCTSQEGEQLVLKQETQTFMLSPAESMTKKRYHNNTSHRNNVDNSATTKSLCETHTELPQQHVCKEEEVLTDQQLWNQHRNSSLDPEPPQVKEEQEEVCTSQEGEQLVVKQATQTFMLTPTHGPEPNRDHQLLSHCSAAAENQDQRGGQHVDPGPTRDAESMAKCHCNTHTDKKSFKCDTCGKVFHYLSQLNVHLRRHTGEKPYVCDTCGKRFSQKSSLNDHLKIHTDEKPYVCDTCGRRFSHKKSLNDHLKIHTGEKPYSCKTCGKSVRTARALVVHMRTHTGEKPYPCNTCGKRFSDAPMLNKHIRIHTGEKPYSCKTCGKCFGRSYSLLIHVRTHTGEKPYSCTTCGKRFSDASTLNKHVKTHSGDHPYSCEMCGESLRTSRSLLVHMRNHTNERPFVCNTCGKRFYRMTHLRRHIRTHTGQKXYSYXTCGRVFRLSGGFSRDASWTKHRRTHRSEGPHDFSCCGKHFSLNT, from the exons ATGTCTTCAGTTCAGTATCTGAGAGAGTTTGTCAGCGAGcgactgactgctgctgctgaagaaatatTCGGAGTCTTTGAAAAAACTATCGTCGAGTACGAGGCAGAGATCGATCGTCAGCGCAGACTGCTGGATATCGTTTGGAAACCCGAGATAAAGCTGCACAGGATCG AGCTCCCACAGCAACATGTGtgtaaggaggaggaggttctcACTGACCAACAGCTCTGGAACCAGCACAGGAACTCCAGTCTGGACCCAGAGCCTCCACAGGTtaaagaggaacaggaggaggtcTGCACCAgtcaggagggagagcagcttgTAGTGAAGCAGGAGACCCAGACCTTTATGTTGACTCCTACTCATGAGGAAAGTGAGCACAGTGGACCAGAACCAAACAGGGACCACCAGCTCCTGtctcactgctctgctgctgctgagaaccaagaccagagaggaggacagcatgtgGACCCAGAACCAACCAGAGATGCAGAGTCCATGACAAAGAAGAGACGTCACAACAacagaagacacagaaacaagGTGGACAACTCTGCCACCACAAAGAGTCTCTGTGAAACTCACACAG AGCTCCCACAGCAACATGTGtgtaaggaggaggaggaggttctcACTGACCAGCAGCTCTGGAACCAGCACAGGAACTCCAGTCTGGACCCAGAGCCTCCACAGGTtaaagaggaacaggaggaggtcTGCACCAGCCAGGAGGGAGGGCAGCTTGTACTGAAGCAGGAGACCCAGACCTTTATGTTGACTCGTACTCATGAggaaagtgagcacagtgaacCAGAACCAAACAGGGACCACCAGCTCCTGtctcactgctctgctgctgctgagaaccaagaccagagaggaggacagcatgtgGACCCAGGACCAACCAGAGATGCAGAGTCCATGACAAAGAAGAGACGTCACAACAacagaagacacagaaacaagGTGGACAACTCTGCCACCACAAAGAGTCTCTGTGAAAGTCACACAGGTACAGAGGCTTTAAAATGTGACACTTGTGGTAAAACGTATAAGCTTAAGTCCCGCTTGAACAGGCACCTGAGAagccacacaggtgagaaaccgtACCCCTGCAACACCTGTGGGAGAAGATTTAGTCACGCTCCACAGTTGAAAGAGCACATCAGaatccacacag AGCTCCCACAGCAACATGTGtgtaaggaggaggaggaggttctcACTGACCAGCAGCTCTGGAACCAGCACAGGAACTCCAGTCTGGACCCAGAGCCTCCACAGGTtaaagaggaacaggaggaggtcTGCACCAgtcaggagggagagcagcttgTACTGAAGCAGGAGACCCAGACCTTTATGTTGACTCGTACTCATGAGGAAAGTGAGCACAGTGGACCAGAACCAAACAGGGACCACCAGCTCCTGTCTCACTGCTCTGCTGAGAACCAagaccagagaggaggacagcatgtgGACCAAGAACCAACCAGAGATGCAGAGTCCATGACAAAGAAGAGACGTCACAacagaagacacagaaacaagGTGGACAACTCTGCCACCACAAAGAGTCTCTGTGAAACTCACACAG AGCTCCCACAGCAACATGTGtgtaaggaggaggaggttctcACTGACCAGCAGCTCTGGAACCAGCACAGGAACTCCAGTCTGGACCCAGAGCCTCCACAGGTtaaagaggaacaggaggaggtcTGCACCAgtcaggagggagagcagcttgTACTGAAGCAGGAGACCCAGACCTTTATGTTGAGTCCTGCAGAGTCCATGACAAAGAAGAGATATCACAACAACACAAGTCACAGAAACAATGTGGACAACTCTGCCACCACAAAGAGTCTCTGTGAAACTCACACAG AGCTCCCACAGCAACATGTGtgtaaggaggaggaggttctcACTGACCAGCAGCTCTGGAACCAGCACAGGAACTCCAGTCTGGACCCAGAGCCTCCACAGGTtaaagaggaacaggaggaggtcTGCACCAgtcaggagggagagcagcttgTAGTGAAGCAGGCGACCCAGACCTTTATGTTGACTCCTACTCATGGACCAGAACCAAACAGGGACCACCAGCTCCTGTCtcactgttctgctgcagctgagaaccaagaccagagaggaggacagcatgtgGACCCAGGACCAACCAGAGATGCAGAGTCCATGGCAAAGTGTCACTgtaacactcacacagataaaAAGTCTTTCAAATGTGACACTTGTGGAAAAGTGTTTCACTATTTGTCCCAACTGAACGTACATTTGAGACgccacacaggtgagaaaccatATGTTTGTGACACCTGTGGGAAAAGGTTCAGTCAGAAATCATCACTGAACGATCATTTGAAAATCCACACAGATGAGAAACCATATGTTTGTGACACCTGTGGGAGAAGATTCAGTCATAAAAAATCACTGaatgatcatttaaaaatccacacaggtgagaagccgTACTCCTGCAAAACATGTGGGAAAAGTGTTAGAACAGCTAGAGCCCTGGTGGTTCACATGAGAACCCACACAGGCGAGAAACCGTACCCGTGCAACACCTGTGGGAAAAGATTTAGTGACGCACCAATGTTGAACAAGCACATCAGaatccacacaggtgagaaaccatATTCTTGTAAAACgtgtggaaaatgttttggaCGTAGTTACAGTTTGTTGATCCACGTAAGaacccacacaggtgagaaaccgtACTCCTGCACCACCTGCGGGAAAAGATTTAGTGATGCATCAACTTTGAACAAGCATGTGAAAACTCACTCAGGTGACCATCCATATTCTTGTGAAATGTGTGGGGAAAGTCTGAGAACTAGTAGAAGTTTATTGGTCCACATGAGGAACCACACAAATGAGAGGCCCTTTGTCTGCAACACCTGTGGGAAAAGATTCTATCGGATGACACACCTGCGAAGGCACATAAGAACTCACACAGGTCAAAAGTGATATAGTTACTGAACATGTGGGAGAGTTTTCAGACTTAGTGGAGGATTCAGTCGTGATGCTTCATGGACAAAACACAGACGAACCCACAGGAGTGAAGGACCACatgatttcagctgctgtgggAAACATTTTTCACTCAACACCTGA